A stretch of the Lonchura striata isolate bLonStr1 chromosome 17, bLonStr1.mat, whole genome shotgun sequence genome encodes the following:
- the TP53RK gene encoding EKC/KEOPS complex subunit TP53RK, producing MAAAQAEAGGVRSVMAGAAGPAMGDVGPAAAELGAAGPAVDGAEGGAGDAMVAEEAPAPPALPGLRLVQQGAEAHVYRGLLLGRPAVAKLRVPKRYRHPALEERLSRRRMVQEARSLLRCRRAGIPAPVVYFVDYVTNSIYLEDIVDSITVQDHIYSVQKSGNDTSVLHKLAEKMGELLARMHDEDIIHGDLTTANLLLRPPTEKLDLVLIDFGLSFISGLPEDKGVDLYVLEKAFISTHPDTETMFQALLKTYAATSKKSGPVIKKLDEVRLRGRKRSMIG from the exons ATGGCGGCGGCGCAGGCGGAGGCGGGCGGAGTGCGTTCGGTCATGGCCGGCGCCGCGGGCCCTGCGATGGGCGACGTGGGGCCCGCCGCGGCCGAGCTGGGGGCCGCGGGCCCCGCCGTGGACGGTGCCGAGGGCGGGGCGGGCGATGCCATGGTGGCGGAGGAGgcgccggcgccgccggcgctgccggggctgcggctggTGCAGCAGGGCGCCGAGGCGCACGTGTACcgcgggctgctgctggggcggCCGGCGGTGGCCAAGCTCCGCGTCCCGAAGCGGTACCGCCACCCCGCGCTGGAGGAGCGGCTGAGCCGGCGGCGCATGGTGCAGGAGGCGCGGTCCCTGCTGCGGTGCCGGCGGGCAG GGATTCCAGCTCCAGTGGTCTACTTTGTGGATTATGTCACCAACTCCATCTATCTTGAAGATATTGTAGACTCAATTACTGTTCAGGATCATATTTATTCCGTACAAAAGAGTGGAAATGATACCAGTGTCCTCCATAAGTTAGCAGAGAAGATGGGTGAGCTGTTAGCAAGGATGCACGATGAGGATATTATCCATGGGGATCTTACAACTGCCAATCTCCTCCTGCGGCCACCCACGGAGAAGCTGGACTTGGTGTTGATAGACTTTGGACTCAGTTTTATTTCAGGTCTTCCAGAAGATAAAGGAGTTGATTTGTATGTTCTGGAGAAAGCCTTCATTAGCACTCATCCAGATACGGAAACGATGTTCCAAGCTCTGCTAAAGACCTATGCAGCCACGTCTAAAAAATCTGGTCCTGTGATTAAAAAGCTGGATGAGGTTCGGCTAAGGGGAAGGAAGAGATCCATGATTGGGTAG